A window of the Candidatus Poribacteria bacterium genome harbors these coding sequences:
- a CDS encoding MBOAT family protein — protein MLFHTWHFAIFFMIVYLVYLPLRRTRFYLHWLLAASYFFYGWWNPLYLPLIAYSTAVNYYAVVMMSRSRRRKLWLAVSVVNSLGVLGFFKYGAFVADNLNSLLSMLKAPFVVPSPGVLLPVGISFYTFQSMSYAIDFYRGEIEREPSFIRFATFVSLFPQLVAGPIERAANLLPQLRGKPEISRENITDGLSMFLVGLFKKVALADYLALYVDKVYAAPGQFDGLSLMLATFAFGWQIYFDFSGYTDMARGVARMMGFDLMLNFNNPYLADSLRDFWRRWHISLSSWFKDYVYIPLGGNRKGKLNTYRNMFLTMVISGLWHGAAWNFVIWGAAHALGRFMTRELEGTRFYREKVPRLLKQLWVFAFVTFTWIFFRAGSLSDAVLIIRRMFTSGLGDPNFPLLALFLCLSVWIYQFIFESKGRILLEWTPLKVGMALLIILYLMIFVAPSHEPFIYFQF, from the coding sequence ATGCTGTTTCATACCTGGCATTTCGCTATATTCTTCATGATCGTCTATCTGGTCTACCTGCCTTTGAGAAGGACGAGGTTTTACCTGCATTGGCTTTTGGCGGCATCCTATTTCTTCTACGGGTGGTGGAACCCCCTCTATCTTCCGCTCATCGCCTATTCGACAGCGGTCAACTATTACGCCGTGGTCATGATGAGCAGGAGCCGAAGGAGGAAGCTATGGCTTGCCGTGAGCGTCGTCAACAGTTTGGGGGTCTTAGGCTTCTTTAAATACGGTGCCTTCGTCGCCGATAACCTGAACTCGCTGCTGTCCATGTTGAAAGCGCCGTTTGTCGTTCCCTCCCCGGGGGTGTTGCTCCCCGTCGGGATCTCCTTCTATACCTTTCAATCGATGAGCTATGCCATAGATTTCTATCGCGGGGAGATCGAGAGGGAACCGAGTTTCATCCGGTTCGCCACCTTCGTCTCCCTTTTCCCCCAGTTGGTCGCCGGCCCGATCGAAAGGGCCGCGAATCTGCTCCCTCAGCTCAGGGGAAAGCCTGAGATCTCCAGGGAGAACATCACCGATGGGCTTTCGATGTTCCTCGTGGGGCTCTTCAAGAAGGTCGCCCTTGCGGACTATCTCGCCCTTTACGTCGATAAGGTCTATGCCGCCCCCGGTCAGTTCGATGGGCTTTCCCTGATGCTGGCCACCTTCGCCTTCGGCTGGCAGATCTACTTCGACTTCAGCGGCTACACCGATATGGCCAGAGGGGTGGCTAGGATGATGGGGTTTGATCTGATGCTCAACTTCAACAACCCGTATCTGGCGGACAGCTTGAGGGATTTCTGGAGGAGATGGCACATCAGCCTCTCCTCCTGGTTCAAGGATTACGTCTACATTCCTCTGGGGGGCAACCGGAAGGGGAAGCTCAACACCTATAGGAACATGTTCCTGACGATGGTGATCTCAGGTCTATGGCACGGCGCAGCGTGGAACTTCGTCATATGGGGCGCCGCACATGCTCTGGGAAGGTTTATGACCAGGGAGCTGGAAGGAACAAGGTTTTACAGGGAGAAAGTGCCCAGACTGCTGAAACAGCTATGGGTTTTCGCCTTCGTTACCTTCACCTGGATATTCTTCAGGGCGGGGAGTCTGAGCGATGCCGTTTTAATCATAAGGAGGATGTTCACATCGGGGCTGGGAGACCCGAATTTCCCTCTCCTCGCCCTGTTCCTCTGTCTCTCCGTCTGGATATACCAGTTTATCTTCGAATCGAAGGGGAGGATTTTACTCGAGTGGACGCCTTTAAAGGTGGGGATGGCACTCCTCATCATACTTTATCTGATGATATTCGTCGCTCCGAGCCATGAGCCGTTCATCTATTTCCAGTTCTAA
- a CDS encoding carbohydrate binding domain-containing protein, whose translation MKMALISVLAGILAFAAVHQNIIPNGDFEKDSNGDGMADHWRFSGDKGVSVTWERDKGFTGRFSQKLTCTRFTYLSPASHAMLCQVNTVRLEKGRWYKLSFAAKQEGIRSRAVQVAIVNMKGWHDCGLSESFRVPREWKRFEFAFRATETIADHVRLQFWYTSTGTLWLDDVRLEPSEPVVRRFTEVVPSTDAVNLLPNSSFECGTSGWGSVADLPGWGGNLNLLVGEVDTTTARFHGSSFKIALTPESLPVFYFDYFPLYRVPVKAPQLANRGWIEVEPDVDYTLSAYMKSDAEGLVGVLSVRRAFRGSLKRRVQLTTEWGRYTFTFRPHAEQIFIALGLDLEASRRGAGTVWIDGVQLEKGSEATPYHPRATVEVGLETDRLGNIFPYGEEPEMRAMLFNSDEIPHTVTLRLRTTDFDDTVVHEDVLSVDVPPGQTVEVPVRPGVRRKGFYRLHLRAEGAEVSLTRPLRFAIIEPYTKTDSLFGMNHAYPWPHLLDLSGEIGLRWFRDWSLKWQEVEPEKGHFEFTEADRQIDRVLERGLNVLALLPFPSSNWSSSAGPEVKVSERYPGSRERMAYMPRDLNEFAAYVRATVRHYRDRIHAWEILNEPIYTSYALPRRRGYKVEDYVRLLRVAYRAVKEVQPDALVIGGIAGGPNLYTREFIDADGLRWVDALNLHIYPGLTAPEEYEEPLAQLRQLMRSVGADKPIWFTEGAYYADDDKPFEPYRSWLKPLEGETEAAEWQVKFNTLLLTYGVRKIIYHSGTPGSLNNESLSGIFFEWGGAPRKMLVTQAAMANLLGPKIRSLGRLEAPEGVRAYGFISGEKTVIVAWTEEGAGPVEITLSEPWRAVDIQGNLLEVRRVKLTERPLYLVARGRYLKEVPW comes from the coding sequence ATGAAGATGGCACTGATATCGGTTTTGGCCGGCATATTGGCCTTTGCGGCCGTCCATCAGAACATCATCCCCAACGGGGATTTTGAAAAGGACAGCAACGGGGACGGGATGGCGGATCACTGGCGGTTTTCGGGAGACAAGGGGGTGAGCGTCACCTGGGAACGGGATAAGGGGTTCACGGGAAGGTTCAGCCAGAAGCTCACATGCACCCGCTTCACATATCTCTCCCCGGCCAGCCACGCGATGCTCTGTCAGGTGAATACCGTTCGACTGGAGAAGGGGAGATGGTATAAGCTCTCATTTGCGGCGAAACAGGAGGGGATCCGCAGCCGAGCTGTACAGGTGGCCATCGTAAACATGAAAGGCTGGCACGATTGTGGTTTGAGCGAATCCTTCCGCGTGCCTCGTGAATGGAAGCGGTTCGAGTTCGCCTTTCGGGCCACCGAGACGATCGCGGATCACGTTCGCCTTCAGTTCTGGTATACCTCGACGGGAACCCTTTGGCTGGACGACGTCCGACTGGAGCCGTCTGAGCCGGTGGTGAGGAGGTTTACGGAGGTGGTCCCCTCCACCGACGCCGTGAACCTCCTGCCGAACAGCAGCTTCGAGTGCGGCACGAGCGGTTGGGGGAGCGTCGCCGATCTGCCCGGCTGGGGAGGAAATTTGAACCTGCTCGTGGGCGAGGTGGATACCACGACGGCGCGGTTCCACGGGTCAAGCTTCAAAATCGCCCTCACGCCGGAGAGTTTGCCCGTCTTCTACTTCGACTACTTCCCCCTTTACCGCGTCCCGGTGAAGGCCCCGCAGCTGGCCAACCGGGGCTGGATCGAGGTGGAGCCGGATGTGGATTACACCCTGTCCGCCTACATGAAGTCTGATGCCGAAGGGCTGGTCGGCGTGCTCTCGGTGCGACGTGCGTTCCGGGGAAGCCTGAAACGCAGGGTTCAGCTTACGACGGAGTGGGGGAGATATACGTTCACCTTCCGCCCTCATGCTGAGCAGATATTCATCGCCCTGGGCCTGGATCTGGAGGCGTCGAGGAGGGGAGCTGGAACGGTGTGGATCGACGGGGTGCAGTTGGAGAAAGGTTCAGAGGCGACGCCTTACCACCCCCGAGCGACCGTGGAGGTCGGATTGGAGACGGATCGCCTGGGAAACATCTTCCCCTACGGCGAGGAGCCGGAGATGAGGGCTATGCTCTTCAACTCAGATGAAATCCCCCATACCGTCACCCTGCGCCTGCGGACGACGGACTTCGATGACACCGTCGTCCATGAGGATGTACTCTCAGTTGATGTGCCCCCGGGTCAAACGGTGGAGGTGCCAGTTCGTCCCGGCGTGCGACGGAAAGGTTTCTATCGCCTACATCTGCGTGCTGAGGGCGCGGAGGTATCGCTCACCCGCCCATTGCGCTTCGCCATCATCGAACCTTACACCAAAACCGATAGCCTTTTCGGCATGAACCACGCCTACCCATGGCCCCATCTGTTGGATCTGAGCGGGGAGATCGGGCTTCGCTGGTTCCGCGATTGGTCGTTGAAGTGGCAGGAGGTGGAGCCGGAGAAGGGACATTTCGAGTTCACGGAGGCAGATCGTCAGATCGATCGTGTCTTGGAGCGAGGACTGAATGTGCTGGCTTTGCTCCCCTTTCCCTCCAGCAACTGGTCCTCCAGCGCCGGGCCGGAGGTGAAGGTGAGCGAGCGTTATCCGGGCAGCCGTGAACGGATGGCCTATATGCCGCGAGATCTGAATGAGTTCGCCGCCTATGTGCGTGCGACGGTGCGACACTATCGCGACCGTATCCACGCCTGGGAGATATTGAACGAACCGATCTACACCTCCTACGCTCTGCCTCGGCGAAGGGGCTACAAGGTAGAGGACTACGTGCGGCTGCTGCGGGTTGCCTATCGAGCGGTAAAGGAGGTTCAACCGGATGCGTTGGTCATCGGGGGCATTGCAGGCGGACCGAATCTATATACGAGGGAGTTCATCGACGCCGACGGCCTGCGCTGGGTCGATGCGCTCAACCTGCACATCTATCCCGGCCTGACGGCGCCGGAGGAGTATGAGGAGCCCCTGGCTCAGTTGCGCCAGTTGATGCGTTCGGTAGGAGCCGATAAGCCCATCTGGTTCACCGAGGGCGCATACTACGCCGACGACGATAAACCGTTCGAGCCCTATAGGTCATGGCTTAAGCCGCTGGAGGGCGAGACGGAGGCGGCCGAGTGGCAGGTCAAGTTCAATACCCTGCTGCTGACCTACGGGGTGAGGAAGATCATCTATCACTCCGGCACGCCCGGCAGCCTCAACAACGAGAGCCTTTCGGGGATCTTCTTTGAATGGGGAGGAGCACCCCGAAAAATGCTGGTCACCCAGGCGGCGATGGCCAACCTGCTCGGCCCCAAGATCCGCTCACTCGGTCGGCTGGAGGCGCCTGAAGGGGTGAGGGCCTATGGGTTCATCTCAGGGGAGAAAACGGTCATCGTCGCCTGGACGGAGGAGGGAGCGGGGCCGGTGGAGATAACCCTATCTGAACCCTGGAGGGCGGTGGACATCCAGGGCAACCTGCTAGAGGTCAGACGCGTGAAACTTACGGAGCGTCCACTCTATCTCGTGGCAAGGGGGAGATACTTGAAAGAGGTACCCTGGTAG
- a CDS encoding tetratricopeptide repeat protein, translating into MLRYKLVIIAFIITASLTFWFLYEHHPTFLSGLKESTGVNDVALDDKRIPSGATSSEDKTPDNSGSSPDISTKSTRNTGKRNYLAEIKAYIERARREGKSIIVPKELAEELGVPAIKPPPEPEFHSMDPRIPDDKMKRIVELYDRLDSEGIEVQYGPHPEEVAILTEGMDALSAAKYLKELHYYEYALEYAEKALAENPNSLEALLLRTQLLPSGREDEREAGFRRVLEMDPNCVDALIGLASIVKYRNPQEAISYYRKVLEIDPSRKYLYFSIGESYEKLGRYEDAIAAYNKFLKEGNKNALWSRRIALKRIQELESLTQTTPQEQPREAPPEQVPPGKSRERIAPIPESEGEMVRKEPAAKPSYERGSEGYQGDVGGEYRRLVEEDPKGMALAHYEYARELMKQGKIDEAIYSLYRAIELNPDHADSYRQLAKAYEKAGYLEEATILYQEALKRFPKNKRLQRDWETFRKKYLELEKRKSK; encoded by the coding sequence ATGCTCCGATATAAGCTCGTGATTATAGCCTTCATAATAACGGCTTCTCTGACCTTTTGGTTCCTTTATGAACATCACCCTACTTTCCTATCCGGCCTCAAGGAATCCACAGGAGTTAATGACGTTGCTCTTGATGACAAACGTATCCCCTCAGGAGCAACATCATCTGAGGATAAAACTCCGGATAATTCCGGCAGTTCCCCGGATATATCCACAAAGAGCACCAGGAATACCGGCAAAAGGAATTATTTAGCTGAGATCAAAGCTTACATAGAGCGGGCACGCCGAGAGGGGAAATCCATAATAGTCCCCAAGGAGCTTGCAGAGGAACTCGGTGTCCCAGCGATCAAGCCGCCGCCGGAGCCGGAGTTCCACTCCATGGACCCCAGGATTCCGGATGACAAAATGAAAAGGATCGTCGAGCTATACGATCGCCTGGACAGCGAAGGTATCGAGGTTCAATATGGTCCTCACCCTGAGGAGGTTGCTATCCTAACAGAAGGGATGGATGCTTTAAGCGCAGCTAAATATTTGAAGGAGTTGCATTATTATGAGTATGCCCTTGAATATGCGGAGAAAGCCCTGGCCGAGAATCCGAATTCCCTGGAAGCGTTGCTGTTGAGAACACAATTGCTCCCTTCCGGTCGAGAGGATGAGAGGGAAGCGGGATTCCGAAGAGTTCTTGAGATGGACCCTAACTGCGTGGATGCTCTTATCGGCCTTGCATCGATAGTCAAATATAGAAATCCGCAGGAGGCTATATCATACTATCGGAAGGTGCTGGAAATCGATCCATCTCGTAAATATTTGTATTTCTCCATTGGCGAGAGTTATGAGAAGCTTGGGCGATATGAGGATGCGATAGCCGCCTATAATAAATTTTTGAAAGAAGGAAATAAAAATGCGCTGTGGTCGAGACGAATAGCGTTGAAGCGGATTCAGGAGCTTGAATCGCTTACACAGACCACTCCCCAGGAGCAGCCCAGAGAGGCTCCACCTGAGCAGGTCCCTCCCGGCAAATCAAGAGAGAGGATAGCACCTATTCCGGAATCTGAAGGGGAGATGGTGAGGAAAGAGCCTGCGGCGAAACCCTCCTATGAGAGAGGATCAGAAGGATATCAAGGAGATGTTGGAGGGGAATACCGACGGCTCGTTGAGGAAGATCCCAAAGGCATGGCCTTAGCTCATTACGAATATGCCAGGGAGCTGATGAAACAGGGTAAAATAGATGAAGCGATCTACAGCCTGTATCGAGCCATAGAGCTGAACCCCGATCATGCCGATAGTTACAGGCAACTTGCCAAAGCTTACGAAAAGGCGGGCTACCTGGAGGAGGCAACCATCCTCTACCAGGAAGCGCTGAAACGATTCCCCAAAAATAAACGATTGCAGCGGGATTGGGAGACATTCCGTAAGAAATACCTGGAGCTAGAGAAGCGAAAGTCAAAGTGA
- a CDS encoding glycosyltransferase family 2 protein, with translation MPCLNESATIGACITKARMALKEMKAQGEIIVADNGSTDGSVRIAESLGAIVVHQPKRGYGNACRAGMDAAKGKFILIADSDGTYDLGEMWKLVEMLRRGYDIVLGSRLRGEMERGSMPLLHRYLGTPFLNVLMRLLFGVKVSDSQSGMRGIRREAYRRLDLKAEGMEFASEMLIKAAVMGMRIGEVPISYMRRGGESKLRTFRDGWRHLRLILGYRLKSLFINSIGDKI, from the coding sequence ATGCCTTGCTTGAACGAATCTGCCACCATAGGAGCATGCATTACCAAAGCAAGAATGGCTCTGAAGGAGATGAAAGCACAAGGTGAGATAATTGTCGCTGACAACGGATCTACTGATGGCTCCGTTAGGATAGCTGAGTCCTTGGGAGCGATAGTTGTCCATCAGCCCAAAAGGGGATATGGTAACGCATGCAGAGCTGGGATGGACGCCGCGAAGGGGAAGTTCATCCTGATTGCAGACTCAGATGGGACATATGATCTGGGAGAGATGTGGAAGCTCGTGGAGATGCTCCGGAGGGGATACGACATCGTTTTGGGAAGCAGGCTGAGGGGGGAAATGGAAAGGGGATCGATGCCTCTTCTGCACAGGTATTTGGGAACACCTTTTCTGAATGTATTGATGAGGTTGCTTTTCGGTGTGAAGGTGAGCGACAGTCAGAGCGGCATGAGAGGGATAAGGAGGGAGGCATATAGGAGGCTGGATTTGAAGGCTGAAGGGATGGAGTTCGCCTCTGAGATGTTGATAAAGGCTGCGGTGATGGGTATGAGGATAGGAGAGGTTCCGATAAGCTACATGAGGAGGGGTGGTGAGTCTAAGCTGAGGACGTTCAGGGATGGGTGGAGGCATTTGAGGTTGATATTGGGTTACCGGCTTAAAAGCTTGTTTATCAACTCAATAGGTGATAAAATTTAG